A section of the Flavobacteriales bacterium genome encodes:
- a CDS encoding Smr/MutS family protein, producing MSKHKLDLHDIFNKGDQIDRALREAMDFCIDRRIDMLEIIPGKGSGQLKKKVLRFLQLPEVKRTYHRIDKDRDNFGRLFVRFRH from the coding sequence ATGAGCAAGCACAAGCTCGACCTCCACGACATCTTCAACAAGGGCGACCAGATCGACCGGGCGCTGCGCGAGGCCATGGACTTCTGCATCGACCGCCGCATCGACATGCTGGAGATCATCCCAGGCAAGGGAAGCGGGCAGCTGAAGAAGAAGGTACTGCGCTTCCTGCAGCTACCGGAGGTGAAGAGGACCTACCATCGCATCGACAAGGACCGGGACAACTTCGGAAGGCTCTTCGTGCGGTTCAGGCACTGA